In Edaphobacter aggregans, the sequence GCGGCGCTGGCCTTCGCCCTGGCAGGCTTCGCAGCGTCCGCCTTGCACGTTGAAGCTGAAACGGCCGGGCTTGTAGCCGCGCTCGCGAGATTCGGGGAGCATGGCGAAGAGATCTCTTATTGCCGTAAACACCCCCGTATAGGTAGCAGGGTTGCTGCGCGGGGTTCGGCCGATGGGCGACTGGTCGATCTGGATGACCTTGTCGATCTGGTCGATGCCGATGACGCGGCCGTGCTGGCCGGGCTCTTCGCGGGAGCCGTAGAGTTCTTTGGCGAGGGAGCGGTAGAGGATGTCGTTGACGAGGGTCGATTTGCCGCTGCCGCTGACTCCGGTGATGACGGTCATGACGCCGAGAGGGAAGTGGGCGGTGACGTTCTGTAGGTTGTGGGAGTGGGCGTCTTCGACGGTGATCCAGTTTCCGGTGAGGGGGCGTGGGGTTTCGCGGGCGAGGATTTCGATCTTGCCGGCGAGGTACTGGCCGGTGAGGGAGGCAGGGTTGTCCATGACCTGCTGGGGTGTGCCGTCGGCGATGAGGTGGCCGCCGTTTTTTCCGGCCCCGGGGCCGAGGTCGAGGACGTAGTCGGCTTTGCGGATGGTGTCTTCGTCGTGCTCGACGACGAGGACGGTGTTGCCGAGGTCGCGGAGGTCTTCGAGGGCGTTGATGAGGCGCTGGTTGTCGCGCTGGTGGAGACCGATGGAGGGCTCGTCGAGGACGTAGAGGACGCCACGGAGTTTTGAGCCGATCTGGGTGGCGAGGCGGATGCGCTGGCCTTCGCCGCCGGAGAGAGTGGCGGCGGAACGGTCGAGCGAGAGATAGCCAAGGCCTACGGCGTTGAGGAATTCGAGGCGTTCGATGATCTCGCGCTGGAGGCGGTCGGCGATGATGCGGTCGCGACCGGTGAAGTTTAGTGCGCGGGCGTTGTTGAGGGCGCGTTCGAGGGATAGGGCCGTGAATTCGGCTATGGATGCGCCGTTGACGGTGACGGCGAGGGATTCGGGGCGGAGGCGGCGGCCTTTGCAGACGGGGCAGGTGCTCGCGGACATGTACTGCATCATGTACTCGCGGTAGCCCTCGGATTTGGTGTCTTCGAGGTTGGAGCGGAGGTAGGCGAAGATGCCGTGGAAGCCAGTGCGGCCTGCTTCGTTGCGCGGAGGGCCGTAGAGGAAGAGGTTCTGCTGCTCGGTGGTGAGCTGGTCGAAGGGCTTGCGGATGTCGATTTTGTATTTTTCGGCGGCCAGCTTGATGAGGCGCAGCAGGTATTGTGAGGCTGAGCCGGGGCCCATGGCCCCATCCAGAAGTGGCTTGGACCAGTCGGAGATGGTTTTGGCGGGGTCGAAGTCGTAGATGCTGCCTAGGCCGTGGCACTCGGGGCAGGCGCCGTAGGTGGAGTTGAAGGAGAAGCTGCGGGGCTCGAGGCGGGGGACGTTGATGCCGCAGTCGGGACAGGCCATGGAGGAGCTGTAGAGGGTCTCGTCCTGGGCGCGGGTGGTGGGGTTCTGGATGCCGATGAGGACGAGGCCGTTGGCCATCTGGAGGGCTTTGGCTACGGAGGCTTCGAGGCGGCGGGTGTCGTATTTGGGAGCGGCGTTGGCTAGCGCGGCGGTGGTGTTGTCCGGTGGAAGCGGCTTGAGGATGATGCGGTCGACGATGGCTTCGATGGTGTGGTTCTTGCGCTTTTCGAGGCGCATGCCCTCGGTGAGCTCGACCATTTCGCCGTCGACTCGGGCGCGGAAGCCTTGTTGGTCGAGGGCTTCGAGCTCTTCGCGGAATTCGCCCTTGCGGCCACGGACGATGGGGGCGTAAATGGTGATGCGTTCGCCGGGGGCGAGGGCGACGATGCGCTCGACGATCTGGTCGGCGGACTGGCGGGAGATGGGGCGGGCGCAGTTGGGGCAGTGGGGCTGGCCGACGGAGGCGTAGAGGAGGCGGAGGTAGTCGTAGATTTCGGTGATGGTGCC encodes:
- the uvrA gene encoding excinuclease ABC subunit UvrA, with the translated sequence MGITHITVRGARQHNLRNVNVSIPRNTLTVVTGLSGSGKSSLAFDTIYAEGQRRYVETLSAYARQFLDQMERPDVDAIDGLSPAISIEQKTTSRSPRSTVGTITEIYDYLRLLYASVGQPHCPNCARPISRQSADQIVERIVALAPGERITIYAPIVRGRKGEFREELEALDQQGFRARVDGEMVELTEGMRLEKRKNHTIEAIVDRIILKPLPPDNTTAALANAAPKYDTRRLEASVAKALQMANGLVLIGIQNPTTRAQDETLYSSSMACPDCGINVPRLEPRSFSFNSTYGACPECHGLGSIYDFDPAKTISDWSKPLLDGAMGPGSASQYLLRLIKLAAEKYKIDIRKPFDQLTTEQQNLFLYGPPRNEAGRTGFHGIFAYLRSNLEDTKSEGYREYMMQYMSASTCPVCKGRRLRPESLAVTVNGASIAEFTALSLERALNNARALNFTGRDRIIADRLQREIIERLEFLNAVGLGYLSLDRSAATLSGGEGQRIRLATQIGSKLRGVLYVLDEPSIGLHQRDNQRLINALEDLRDLGNTVLVVEHDEDTIRKADYVLDLGPGAGKNGGHLIADGTPQQVMDNPASLTGQYLAGKIEILARETPRPLTGNWITVEDAHSHNLQNVTAHFPLGVMTVITGVSGSGKSTLVNDILYRSLAKELYGSREEPGQHGRVIGIDQIDKVIQIDQSPIGRTPRSNPATYTGVFTAIRDLFAMLPESRERGYKPGRFSFNVQGGRCEACQGEGQRRIEMNFLPDVYVLCEVCNGRRYNQETLAVKFNGYSIADLLDLPIEDALPILKDIPAVSIKLQTLVDVGLGYIHLGQSATTLSGGEAQRMKLARELSKRQTGRTLYLLDEPTTGLHFDDVRKLLEVLHRLTDLGNTVIIIEHNLDIIRNADYILDLGPEGGEGGGRIVAHGTPEQIATVPASHTGSFLTRYYANHPEAVPQPNGTSHAGPQPANIRALADAIKKPKTKFIAPEKKTGVPTPRASTLSEATKIAKPKKTSTTAKKTTAKAKKTSQTKSQTTSKTKRT